The sequence actttgtcatttttacgcctgtaagcgtgctttctaatcgaaaatttgtatttatcttgactttttctctaaaattcaagcaaaaatacaccgaaaacattaaaaatcggtggaaaataacaaaaaataaaaaaatacatttaaaaacgtgcaagcgcgctccatcgaacaaatccaattggcggtaattcaaatagtaattaggcaaaaactgagattttttcaattttcaaaaaattacataaaatttagaaaaatgttttgaatttttttatcatgatattcggtcattgtggtaccataggcatgttttaaagcaatttccccactagcgctactccacctttaaaaagaTGTGTGCCCATTTCAATTTGTGATAGTTTGTATGTTCTGCATGATTAATGCCTATAGTGAGTGTTCACCATAATTACCACTTTCAGAATTATtcagaactgaaaatatttctgttaGCCTGTTCACATTTGCTTAAACTATGCCATCGGTTTACAACTTTTTACTACCGTCCTTGTACTCGATCAAGgaacaaaaaccgaaaaaatgtgCGAACTGTGTGCCAACGCCGTGCCGTGCCGACGTGTGTGTGCCGACGGAAAACAACGCAAAGCAAATGCCCCAAAGACCGTGCAGCCTGTTGGTTAGAAATAAGGCCAAACTGtgaatgaaacattttattcaatatttcaaaaatgtattaatgTCTTAGTTTGAATCCTCCGACATGGTTGTCATGATAATGGCTTTTTTCACCGCTATGAAAATTGTGTCTTTGAGCACGTCCCTggaaattttctcatttacaTACTTTCATTTTCCCGGAGTTTAGATGTTTTGAACAATGTCATTAGCAACCTTTCAGTAACATTCTACATAACTATTTTCCCTATCAAATTCTTGATTCTGCAAACTCACATCGTTGAGATCATGTGTTACATGTTCAACATGTCGGTGGAAACGGTGCATATCAGCGGAGTCATCGATGAAATCTAGGCTCACTGCCATGGAGAAAAGAGTGAAGACAAAGATGAGAACAGTAATGCAATGCATGGGGGAAAGAGGTCGAAGATGGTATTATGTCTTCCTTGACTCGCCGATTCTCTTTTATAGcaccaaaaaacaataatattatacagaatctgaaaatacaaaattttattttatggtttttaTAGCGAGGAGTGTATAGTGAATCATTGGCTCATCGGAGAATTTGGCCCTCTTCGCAGAAATGAGCCGGCCGAAAAATCTGTaagtgaaaataaatttaaaaaaaaaacttgaaaaaattgtgaaggGTAACATGAAATATTGTATTCTCTCTCAGAGTTTCATTCAAATATCAGATTATTTCGTAGTAATGGAAAACTGAAAGAGGTTCTAAGactgattttcaaatgtttcatagctttgtgaaattaataaatctctgacaaaaatcaattaagCTCGTTCAAATCTTGAATTACGTTTGTTAGGCTGTAAATGTATCAAAGGCTATTCAGtaagtttttacaaaaattcagtaagtttttacaaaactagacgtcacattttttcagcaatattAAACAATCCCCCAATATTGGATCAAAGCGTTCAAGTGTGTAAGTCTGTGCTTTGATTTTGTTCTGCTCTTTCCTCGTTTCGTCACATTGCCCTTTTTACTCAAATAATAATACCCAATGATAAATGTCAGAAGCTTAATGTAACTTAACTGCACTTTTAAAATTGTGCAGTTTTTattctgttttcaaaacaaaacacgTCGTGTAATCTTCTTATAAgaacaaaagttcaagaagAGTCTAGAGACAAATTTTGTGTGAATTCCATTCACTTTTACGAATTTAAAACGAAACGGATTATATAAATATCATTCGAATATACcctatatatatttattattaGAAACAATTTCCCAGCTGAATGTCAAAccaaaaatacatataataaCAAACGGTAttaaaagaattgaaaataaaacaaatgatCAAAAACCGTGATCCACACAATTGAAATAATCAAACAAAACCCAGTTCCcaaattaaattcaataaaattttgtaaaaatttcgtAAACCAATATCAGAATTacgtttcgaatttttttctggattttgaaCTATGATTGCTGCACAGCACTTCATGTGTTCTTTTAGAACGGTTTTTTAATTGCAAGCATATAGTGAATAATCCAAAAACACCTATAAAAATTAGCTCTCGACAATTTGAATTACTTCTTGGGTATCAAAACaacaatttgtcgaaaatgttGCACTTACAGTATCTATTCTTGTCAAGTTTTGATTAGAATAGAAAATGAGATCAagcaaaacaatttaaaagtgtaactttaaaaaaaacaatagagAATAACTTTATTTAAACAACCTACTCTACGTACTAATAGGAAATCTAcggtaaataaaaaaaaatcgttgtgGTTTTTCTACAACTCTCTTAAATTACTAGTATGCACTTCTAGttttaaagctgaaaaaatcttCTAGTTTGTGATCTTACGTCTCAATAGATTTTCTTCGCGATCTTGGAAAAAGTACATTCATTCATATAATGTGTGGTTTTGTCtaactttagaaaaaagtattttcttaCCGATGTTTCATTTTATAGAAACTATGTTCGTAAGCTCCAAAAAAGGATAGATGGACTTTTAGCGAGTGGGTATAAGATTATTGAATATTTACGTTTTTTGACCATGTGAATTACATACTCAGTATCAAAACAACaattattcgaaaatgttGCGCATACGGTACCTATTCGTTTCAAGTTTTGATCAGAACAAAAATGAGTTGTATTTGGAGAGTTTAAAAGGGCATCTTCAAAAAGTACATGAGAAGAAATCAACCAGAATGactgtattaaaaaaacaaaccctACAGTTACTGGGGTCATGAAATCTGAAAAGAGCCTGTTTGTGCAGAATTCTCTATTTTCATAGTGAGCAAATAACGCTAAAAAAATAACAGTACTATTTGGGTAAGTTTGACCATTAAGCCACTTAATCAAACACtaatagtttgaaaatgattGGCTATGCATCAAAATTAGTATTAGGTAGTAGGCTGTCAACTGTCAGATGGCTCGTAGGGACAAGTTGTTCCAAAAACATGATCCCAGGTTTTTCGAACATACTAAAacgttattttttcattagttACAGTAGACTtacgttaaaaatttttcagtatttttaatcagaaaGCATATCAATAAAATATCAGTATAAATTATTTAACCTGAaccgaaaatgtttattttaaaaataagtttgcgtatgttttatgatttgaaaaaataaatataaagaAAATGGTGAATAAGAAAGAAAGACATATTTATAGAAGATCCAATTGAGAAGACGATTGTTGGTTCCTGGTTACAATTTGTCGGCACAGCATGCTTTCCTGATTTCAACGAAAGTACATTGGTTTCCACAGCACAGCTTAGAGAGATCCTGTTCCGtacctaaaaatatttatcgattttgatTTTAGGAACAAACGATACTTACCCGGTTCACATGGCCCGTTGCACGCTGATAGCACATCAGTGTAGAGTTTTCTTCCACAGCGGtagattttttcggtttccaAGGTTCTTCTCGCCCGATTTCCATGGTGATGGTGGTGGTGATGATGATACTGACGGTGGAGGATTTCTTCGCTCCATTGAGACAAATCAAATGGATTTAAGAATCCATTTTCGTTGTTTCCAGATACTTGAGAAAGGTGTGCCATTTGAAGTCCAATGACAAGAAAGACAATCAAAGTGACGATCATCGTTTCACTCCTCGAATTATTTGAGCCAGGATATTGTAACTATCAGAATTCACACTTTTATAGTAACAACATTTGGGGCgggacatttttttgaaatttcaaatgttttctgtATTCGttaaaaatagcaatttttctCATCGAGAGACTACAAGTCAGAAAGATTCAATGTATAATGTAATCGTGGGGTTTAAGAGATTTTGACTAAAtaattgtaactttttttcaaaaaatgaactttttaaCTTTGCactttaaaaaacaacatGTTACGTGTGAGTGTTACATCAGAGAAGTAACAAAGTGGATAAAAGtgcatagaaaaaaaagacttttcaaaacaaaatcacCAACTTAATGATGAGGCGTTTAAATGCAAAGGGCTTTATCAGTTAAAAGAAAGTTATTGGTAATAAGGGTAGTGAATCTGGGAATTTTAATGTCAAATAGTAAGCACGGGAATCAGTGACCACGTTTAACTCCTGAAGATCAGAGCTGTGCGGtaaatgaatttttggcaCTCGACAATTACCAGAGTTGGCAAGTGCAAAAGTTTGGTCAGCTTCAGCTGTcgccaaaaatgaaagttcGAAAACTGTTCGGCAAACTGCAATCCGGAACTTTAGGATGCTTATATTATATtagagtgttttttttttgggaaaacatAGTTATTTTTGCATACAGTGCATCTAGCAAGCGGTAATATCTTATTTAATAGCCCTATTCTGGCACTTTTCGAATCTGTCGAGATTGTTAATTTAAAGTCTCATACTGTATCTAGACTCTAAAACTGATAAATCagcaaaaacttcaattatgatttcaaaattcacttcacttaaaaaatgtattcagcGATTAGTATTTTTCGATATATAGATTTTTATTCAGCAATTGTTTTACCTGATTTAATTAATGAGAAAACGTCTTCGCGTAAGTTGTTTTACTTCATTAGTAAGATTAGAATTCATCGACGTAATTTATCACTCAGAATTCAGAACAAGCACATAAGCAAATAAAGTACTACGACAAAACTCAACATAATTACCAGCACACATTTGGCCTTTGAGCTACAACTGTTTGAATggagtatttaaaaaattattgacaaTATACAATAAAcatcaataaaatattgaatatggtataaaaaagacaaattgGTACAAAACGTTTATTCTTGTGCCTGCTCGTCGCCTTCCAAAAGTTGTTCAGCTGCATCTGCTAGATTCCAGTCACTACCACCCAGAGCAAGAATTGATTCCAGCTAAAAACAGTATTTAAATAATGTGTTGGTCATTCCATGCATGAGCTCAAATtacttataaaaattaaaaaaaattaaacattgttTGATTTCTTACTCTAGAAAATCCCATTTCAATCAGAGAATCGACTTTTTTCTTCTGCCAGTCATCGTCTGGGAGCGGGCGTCCTCCAGCAAATTCTGTTGTCCAAAATCTtgcagttttctgaaaattcgaaatattaaCAATTTACATAAGTTGTGAATGTGTTGATGTTCAGTATGTGGGCTTCaaattctcaacttttttcaaaaatttagacatGAGATGCCAAATATTTTGATGTCacgttactttttcatttcgaCAAATAATTGATTGGAAAATCAGGAATGTTGTGTGCTTTAATTGCacagacttttttttaaattaaaattgaaaggtGCCCAGTTGAAAAATATACTGAGGAATCAAATGTCGAATAGATTAAACtatggaagaaaaaatttcaataaatttctgcAGCCTTCAAATATCATGTAAAATCCTGGAAACCTAACACTATTTGCAAATCTAAAAACCATCTAAAGTGAAACAGTTTTAATAGTCAAATGCTTaagtttttagaaagaaaatgCCACGTTGTTTACATTTAAAACTAACATAGAACATGACCTCCTCGTCTACCTCGATTGATCGAAATAAATCTTCAATATAAGACAGTGCCTCCGAAACATTGAGTCttaaaagaaataaagaacaaaaattgcagttaATAAAATGACAGCGTACCGTGAGTAATTTTCGATGTGAACTTGCCCAGTGCTTGGCTCTACCGCACAGTTCCAAATGAGAGTTTGGAACTTGATctggaataaaaatgaaaggGGTATACATATTTGTAATTTGACATACTTGTGGGAGCGCATTAGGATAGTTGTCTGGGAATGTGAGGTCCACCTCAAATACACCTGTCTCATAAGGAGTGTCAGCGGGTCCAGCGATGTGAAACTGACAATGGAAACAAAGTTGGATattatttaagtttttcacatcttttaaaacttaaaaaaaaaaactgatttagtGATTCACatttaaatactttaaaaagCGAGTTCTCATAGTTTTCTGTCGAATATACCGTTATTTTTTTATCCTCTTCGTTCACCATCTCTATAATGTACAATTGTTGAGCAATTTCCATATCGTCAAGAAaccttttttggttttcattcATTGCTCGATGTTTTTGTTGccacaattctgaaaatatcactGTCGCTCAAGATATTTTCTGTCATTGCATTCGAATCAACTGGATATGTGCACAAAAACcgacaaaagttttgaattaatgagggtatcgatgtgaaaacaaaaatagttgGAGTGGcaaacaagagaaaaaaaaagaaaactagcccttttttttcatctttcgTCTCTTCCCACTCTTTCCACAGAATTCTTGGTGTCGCGTGTGCAAGATAAAAAAGACTTGAATTTGGCGGGTGAAATGACTAATAGTAAGAggggaaaaagaaagaaggagatgtaaggaaaaaagaagaatgtgCACCAAGATATgggcaacgacactccgcctCCAATGCACGTGTTATAGTAGAATGCAAATGAGCTTTTTTTCGTccttttttgagtttaagTGGACCTTGAAAAACACTATGTACGATTAAGTGCCAATGAgattttttattacatttttcaaatatgagcgtatcgaaattgaataaaatgcaattttcagataaaatgtCAAATCTCGCATTGGCACGGGTCACACGGAAGTGTAAAGAGGTGGCAAATGCTTCTGATATCACGGAAGCGGGAATTCATGTCGAAATAAAGGAGAACAATTTAATGGATATCAAAGTAAGAGAAACAGAACCCGAAAAGCACACATTTTAAGCATAAAATAAGTTTTAGGCGTGGCGCCCAATGTCATTCACTATAATCAATAAGTTTCGCTGTTGCGCAAACAGGTGTCTTTTTATTCATGGACCTTTGGAAAGAGGGGGCCCATTGTGAGAGAGGAAAAGCGCGAGACACTCAGACATAGAAAGAAGAATACATGGATTAATGTGGCGCGCGATAGTAGTGAGCAATCAGATTTATAAAGGCCATGATCCTGAGACATTTAGCACtgtgacattttgaaaaaaaataataagtgGTATTTGAAATAcatcatttttaataaaaattacccATTAGAAGTAAATGAGCAGTGCATTCAATGCCAAATTTGTTGATTGtgtatttggaaaaaattaaacggGTGTTACCTATTcgtaaatattaaaatttgtgcACACTTTGTcttcaaactgaaaactttcaactaaaaaaaagtggTACTTCacaggaaaaaaagaatttaacaAGTTTTTACAACACTTTTGtcccaaaaatgaaaataaaaatcttttgaGCCTGTCGCCAACTGaacaattcataatttttaaaacttgatttcttttctgaaaagtgtCACTTGAAACTAGGTATATATAGTGCAGCTGTTTTTATCATTCTGAAGTTATAAAAGTAACATgttttccatttgaaaaattttaagtgtttcGTTATTTTTTGGTGATATTGGCGAACTTTTTAGCTGTAAAGAAATTTGCGGAGCCAGTCTTGGTTGTGACTTCTGCTTGCCAAATACTtctagaaaagtttttgatttatcAACTCCTGACCGAACCTCAGAAGAACTACCGTGTATGTGAATAAAACATGTGTAGATTACATACTactaaaaagtttcaatttaataTGTCCTAAAACGAACGGcatcaaaaacgtttttttccagtttttatgaaaatatcattGATGACTTTGCTTCAAAATGTACCcgttgttttatttaaaaatacatatcaCTCCAGACTATggccaaatttttattgaattgcGTCTATCAACTATTCAGAAAATCGTCTAATTAAACATATCTGTATTTACACCAAAACACCATTACTTCAGGGATTCATCAAGGGTCCAGAGGGCACACCTTACGCCGGAGgtacttttgaaataaaagtcGATATTCCTGAACATTATCCGTTTGAGCCGCCAAAGGTTACCGAAATTATATTTCACATTCGCGCATTTGAGTATATACAGGCAAAATTTGTTACACGAATCTGGCATCCAAACATCAGCTCACAAACTGGAACCATTTGTTTGGACATACTCAAGGATAAATGGTTGGTTTTTACATGTTTCTAGTTAACAAATGGGTTTAAGGACTGCAAGTCTTACACTTCGGACAGTTCTTCTATCACTTCAGGCCATGCTCTGTTCTCCTGAACCATCGGACCCTCAAGATGCAGTGGTTGCCAAACAGTTTATCAATAATTATCCAATGTTTAcggtagaaattttttttaatagaaaatgttttttgagctTTGATACAGACATACATAATCTGTAAAGCAAACCGAAATTTGTCACATACACTGATATTCGTTGAACTGGAATAACGGAGTTAACTTTTTAATAACGAtatgtagtttttttaaaaagttagaaaataaTATACTACATACGTCAATGTAAATggagttgaaaaattaatttcgaggTTTCAGatgcaaaattaaaagtgaGTTGCTAAAAAAATGCATCcaagaatctggaaaaaactcatgatttcaaaatttcgtttcaGGCGACCGCTGTCTACTGGACTTCTTACTTCGCAAACTCTAAGAAAGATGTTGAACCTGATTTCAATAGAAAAGTCGGGCGTCTCATAGAGATGGGAATCAGAGaggtaaaattttcaaatgacaaaTTTTCTAGGAAGCTTaagtttgtaatttttagacTGAAGCAATTGTCTACCTCAGCTGCAACAATTGGAAACTTGAGCAAGctcttcaatttatttttgactaGGAACCACCACATTTTTTGTCCAGATTCATTAAAGAGGTAATAGAAtttgtgggtattttgctcaattttacTAAACCTGTCTCAAAACGATTATATTTCATAAAGAGACTACTTCTCAcagaattttccgaatttatttttttgtcaaaatttcgaaataaatgagccaaattttgctaaaatcaaaaatttcgccAACTGTTCTCTGTCGTAGCAGCTGGAATatagttttatgaaattttcgcCCTCTAATACCTAtgttggtagtttatctcgcGTGAAATCGTTGTCTGAGACACATTTTAAGACGATTGTTATCCATTTTTTGATCGTTTTTGGATGTTTATTGGTATAAAATGAgagcgaaatttcagattttagcaaaacgTGGCTCAtttgttacaaaaatttgaaccgccataaaaatgtttggaattttttttagaagtgtCAGTATGAATTTTGGCCGTTGTGGGCCTGTTTTAGACGATTTAAGCAAAATACTCACAAACTCTTCTCGCTTTTTAAATCCGTATACACTCTTTCTTatgcttttgttttttatggAAACGTTATTTTTTGCTAGAAAGAAGTTGTTTAACAATTATTCGAGAATCaccacttttcttttttttatgcAGCAATTTTCATccggtttcattttttcatgatcGTAAGTTTTCTATCACCCCGGGTGAACCTTTTATTTAGAtcttttagtcaattttttctggcTTAAATGCACATTTCCTAGCGCGTCATTCACCGCTTTTctctttgaacttttcttcaaGTCTACGAcgtataaaaaatattactttttgtttagtttttaacAGCAGCAGCGGACGGATATCTAGCTTCGCGATGCAAAACTATACTCCTCGTATTTATTGTATGCGTCTATATTTCGTACAACAGAAGAccacaatacaatttttttaaaaattaaatccaaattattttgttgGTAATTTGTTGCCAGTAAATGATGAAAATCAAGGTTTTctgtaactgaaaaaatattgaatttggttaaatccaattttaaacgaaaaagtAATTATTatgtttaattgtttttacagtttctgaAATAAGTTATCAATTTacagttttattttccaatagtTGTCGACAACACGGAAacgaaaacataaaaaaaaagaaaatgagcaaaatattGCTCATTGATGATTTGAGATCATTTACGGTCACATAAAACATATGAACTGATAAACTCTGTTGAAAGATGGGTAATCATTGTAAAGGAAGTGAAACTCCTGGATAAAAGTTTACGGAATTGAAGCTGGGATTCCAGTCAAATTGGTGGCCAGGAAAATCAGGACtgtttgcagaaattttgctCATCATTCTTGCcagttttctttcaaatgtgTATCTCTTCACGTCCTCAAAAAGTTTCCGAAGTTTCAAATAATCGAATTCAATTGTAAACGCTCGGCTGCATTTTACAATTGCCTGGAAATTATCTCATGTTGAATAAGGATTAAAAAAGTATACTTACATTTTCTAAATGTATCAAAGACAGAGCATGTATCAAATATGAATGAGCATCTTCCATAACTTTTTGGCAAACGTCACAAACTCTCTGAACATAAACACGTGATAGAAATAGAAAGAAGGTGAAGAAAAAACCCACCGGTGAAAACACTTCGGTTAGAAGAATGTGCAGAAGACTTCTTTCGTCAGGCtcaagattactgtagtccATGAGAATACGTCTAGCAAGTTCAACAACAGATGAgactgaaataattaaaatgtcAATTCTGGTTTTTTAAGGATTTTTAGTGTGTAGATACATAGTAAGATTCTTTTAGTATGCTGGTACATACCGTATAGTTTCTATAAGTATTAcgtatcatttttcaatcttgGCAGTTTGTACTTAAAAACTTTACAagtgaaataaaatatgtgttagttatttttctatagagttaataattaattgatactttcaaatgaaaggagatataattttttaaatgaagtaGTTGGGTGCAATAccaatagagaatatacggttgTAAGCTTTTCTTGGTATGTAAATACactttttcgacaaaaaacgTCTTTAATGTTTTTACATGTTCTAAGAAACTAAACATGCATCTAACCATACGATATCTTGTTATCAATTAAAACTCACGTGGTAAAACATGCTCCTCGGCTACATCTCCTCTGAACCCAGTGACAAAAGGACAATAGCTCGACGTCGATAAATTATTCAGGAAAGTTGATAAGTTAAATGTTATAAAAGTGTTAGATTCATATTTATACAGTGCTGGATTGGGATGTACTTCAGGCAACGTCCACTTCCCCTTGAATTGCGATAGGCGCTTTGGTAGGAAATCTTGGGTGCCGAAAATATCTTGAAGGTCTTCTGTAAATCAAATGGAAAATTGCTTCGGACATTTTCTGAGGTTGATTGATTGTTTATATCTTCAGACAATAGCAAACTTGTAAAACTCACGTATTGTTCCGAACCATTCCAAGAATCCCGTAGCGCCTTTTTTGCGGGACTCGGTTATTTGAATTCTAGTGGGGAACTTTAGTTTGCCTTCCAGGTAAAATTTGAAGACCGCTTCTGCTGCATACGGACCgctgaaaaacataaaaaatcactcaagaattatttttttaattttgtaaaaataaaggacgttttaaaattacttACTAAATGCTCCCGTTGTACTGCCAGACGTTGTAGATGAGATCACAGTCTTGGATCTGAATACCATATGGATAATGTTTTCTCGCTCTAGTTCTATTCATTAGTGTGTAATATATACCGAAAAGACAGGCACAAACACACTAGGTGTAAATCTCAAGTATCCCGTTGAAATGAGCTGCGTTTCCATAGAAACGCAGCTGCACGGGATGCGCTAATCTCAGAACTCACACCagaatttgacattttttaaatgttgtgGACAACGACACCAGGAAGCGGAAGTAACAGATTTTATAGATTATATGTCCTCACTACCTGGAAATAAAGTACATTTcgagaataaaaaagaattacaaaaaaagaagtagaagaaacaataaaaaaaaagtaaagagTAGTGTCAGAATTGAAAAGAGTCGAGCCAGTgttggaaaaacaaaatactACTGTTACAAATATGCCAAATcacattgaaaaacttttcaacactTCTTTGAACTACCGTAGTTTCTCTAATATTATAGTAATTTATGaaatgctaatttttgaaaaatgtttacctaaaatagttttcagaaactacTCTAATTAtgttttgattatttgaatttgatatATTCTACGTGTTAAAACGTGCAAAACAGTTCTGAATTTCTTAATTAGTTGCATTAATACAGAATAGCTGGGATACATTTCGCAtggacaaaaaataaaacattcgaAATTTAAGCAACactaattaattttaatgtaaCAAATAAGAGTGTATTCTGAAGTTTTGCTAACAAAATATTGTGCCgaattccccaaaaaaaagcCCTTCTATAACTTAGCAGTGTTATTTGTCTTTAACTTTGTTTTTGGTAACAGATATTCCCAAAAACCCTAAAACTCTAAAACGATTCATTTGTAGAAACATTTTGCCCAGTTTTGATGAATATTTGGATTGATAATAATGAATGaggacaatttttaaattcttacaACTTGcttattttgaataagaaaagCGAAACATGTTAATTGCCTagattttcacccaaaaatagaaataattcGTTAAATTGGAGCACCATTTTCGTTAAGCTAAACAGTCTAATTTTAATGATCtaacttatttttcttttaaaaaaaagtacttttAGTAGTATGGGTAAGTAGTTTCATGTTTATGTAAAAATAAGCGTGAGCATTTGTCACAGGTCCTCGAAATGTTTATGCTCATTTTGGAaacatcaataatttttttttcacagtggatattgaattttcaaaggtcTTCTGCAAAATATTGAGGTATTATGAAAGGACTACTcacaaaataacaaattttctcACCGGA comes from Caenorhabditis elegans chromosome X and encodes:
- the ins-9 gene encoding INSulin related (Product from WormBase gene class ins;~Confirmed by transcript evidence), with translation MIVTLIVFLVIGLQMAHLSQVSGNNENGFLNPFDLSQWSEEILHRQYHHHHHHHHGNRARRTLETEKIYRCGRKLYTDVLSACNGPCEPGTEQDLSKLCCGNQCTFVEIRKACCADKL
- the ubc-21 gene encoding Ubiquitin-conjugating enzyme E2 21 (Partially confirmed by transcript evidence), which gives rise to MSVSKLNKMQFSDKMSNLALARVTRKCKEVANASDITEAGIHVEIKENNLMDIKGFIKGPEGTPYAGGTFEIKVDIPEHYPFEPPKAKFVTRIWHPNISSQTGTICLDILKDKWTASLTLRTVLLSLQAMLCSPEPSDPQDAVVAKQFINNYPMFTATAVYWTSYFANSKKDVEPDFNRKVGRLIEMGIRETEAIVYLSCNNWKLEQALQFIFD
- the ubc-22 gene encoding UBiquitin Conjugating enzyme (Product from WormBase gene class ubc;~Confirmed by transcript evidence); translation: MNENQKRFLDDMEIAQQLYIIEMVNEEDKKITFHIAGPADTPYETGVFEVDLTFPDNYPNALPQIKFQTLIWNCAVEPSTGQVHIENYSRLNVSEALSYIEDLFRSIEVDEEVMFYKTARFWTTEFAGGRPLPDDDWQKKKVDSLIEMGFSRLESILALGGSDWNLADAAEQLLEGDEQAQE
- the C06E2.1 gene encoding GYF domain-containing protein (Confirmed by transcript evidence) encodes the protein MSNSGIQDCDLIYNVWQYNGSIYGPYAAEAVFKFYLEGKLKFPTRIQITESRKKGATGFLEWFGTIQDLQDIFGTQDFLPKRLSQFKGKWTLPEVHPNPALYKYESNTFITFNLSTFLNNLSTSSYCPFVTGFRGDVAEEHVLPLSSVVELARRILMDYSNLEPDERSLLHILLTEVFSPRVCDVCQKVMEDAHSYLIHALSLIHLENAIVKCSRAFTIEFDYLKLRKLFEDVKRYTFERKLARMMSKISANSPDFPGHQFDWNPSFNSVNFYPGVSLPLQ